From Bacillus rossius redtenbacheri isolate Brsri chromosome 16, Brsri_v3, whole genome shotgun sequence, a single genomic window includes:
- the LOC134540215 gene encoding leukocyte elastase inhibitor-like produces MQKFSGVLVLLAGAILVTGKSVLERSNVDSISALKTVSNGNSKFSFDLLKAIGGDQKDNLVASPLSLHAALGFLSQGSKGSTKQQILKAAYLPGDDEVTRAGFRTLLTPMRSNANYTLNLGDAAFVEKTFSLEKSFQEVARSSFRADTESLDFASDTTGAIAAINQWVEENTAGKIRNLVSSSDVSSGTKVVLANTLYFKGTWEKGFNSSLTKKQAFRVDSETSVQTDMMTTTDGFSFAVNKDLGAKVLALDYKGKEARMLIVLPNKVDGLAELESSISSLDKIKAGLFPESVEVTLPKFNIEQELNYNSVLQELGITTLFTSEADLTGISETGELSVSEVKQKASIEVSEDGTVAAAATEVDMPGAVLTHEFKADHGFLYVLEHVPSSSVLMYGRYTKP; encoded by the exons ATGCAAAAATTTTCAg GAGTACTGGTGCTGCTGGCTGGGGCAATTCTCGTGACGGGGAAATCTGTCCTCGAGAGAAGCAATGTCGACAGCATATCTGCCCTGAAAACTGTCTCAAACGGAAATTCAAAGTTCTCCTTTGATCTCTTGAAG GCCATAGGCGGCGACCAGAAGGACAACCTGGTGGCCTCGCCGCTCAGCCTGCACGCGGCGCTGGGGTTCCTGTCCCAGGGCTCCAAGGGCTCCACCAAGCAGCAGATCCTGAAGGCCGCCTACCTGCCCGGCGACGACGAGGTCACCCGCGCAGGCTTCAGGACTCTGCTGACCCCTATGCGC AGCAATGCGAACTACACTCTGAATCTGGGGGACGCTGCTTTCGTGGAGAAGACATTCTCCTTGGAGAAGTCCTTCCAGGAGGTGGCTCGCTCCAGCTTCAGGGCGGACACGGAGTCCTTGGACTTCGCTTCCGACACCACCGGAGCCATCGCCGCCATCAACCAGTGGGTGGAGGAGAACACCGCCGGCAAGATCAGGAACCTCGTTTCTTCAA GCGACGTGTCCTCGGGCACCAAGGTGGTGCTGGCCAACACGCTGTACTTCAAGGGCACCTGGGAGAAGGGCTTCAACAGCTCGCTGACCAAGAAGCAGGCGTTCCGCGTGGACAGCGAGACCTCGGTCCAGACGGACATGATGACCACCACGGACGGTTTCAGCTTCGCCGTCAACAAGGACCTGGGTGCCAAGGTGCTGGCGCTCGACTACAAG GGGAAGGAGGCCAGGATGCTGATTGTTCTCCCGAACAAAGTGGACGGCTTGGCGGAGCTGGAGTCAAGCATCAGCAGCCTGGACAAGATCAAGGCCGGCCTTTTTCCGGAGAGCGTTGAAGTGACTCTGCCCAAGTTCAACATCGAACAAGAACTCAACTACAACTCTGTTCTGCAGGAG CTTGGCATCACCACTCTCTTCACTTCCGAGGCTGATCTGACTGGTATTTCGGAAACTGGTGAGCTGTCGGTCAGCGAAGTGAAACAGAAGGCCTCCATCGAAGTCAGCGAGGACGGCACTGTGGCGGCTGCTGCAACTG AGGTCGACATGCCGGGGGCGGTCCTCACCCACGAGTTCAAGGCCGACCATGGATTCCTGTACGTGCTGGAGCACGTCCCCAGCAGCTCTGTGCTCATGTACGGCAGGTACACGAAGCCTTGA
- the LOC134540300 gene encoding protein disabled, which produces MQTLRKKTSPCKYKNEPSRFLGEGVSFKAKLIGILEVSEARGDRMCQEALADLKMAIRAAGEHKQRISINIAIDGLRLRDEKTGDCLYHHPVHKISFIAQDMSDSRAFGYIFGSPDTGHRFFGIKTDKAASQVVIAMRDLFQVVFELKKKEIEMAKQHIEQHQQKTAEDPPTDTTSGSKGEQPFRKMKTIQEDSAKDEGHPAPSSADKPAQRTSEVIADLLDLEFELNSIQQGIHQMERITPSDPFAKGDPFGDSFAPAVSPPSSSAAAPRPQRAVVAILPPPPSSKDSSADPFGSRPHGRRAAAAAAAAARQAASEPPPPSKTPPPPVEDPEKHWFDRETESLFEEDELRSPPVASLHALPPAADKSPGQTVNISPPKPQQPSSHIDVFMELDPLGTGRNKPYVDRKDFFQELKNPPKKVLKDLVTEAPNEATAPLFRANFDVKPSASIQTYRGFPSEGVLASANQAVSSSNLPVSTETMKPSKPEVEPFPTSNMFKTDPFEDENFVSISSVATSVSASDPFDTDFADFTAFSSESPGQTVTEKFDTEQKTLILQQGPESVASKANFHGPLRVSLPPEKENVEVPVAAFPDLKIIGIASPATSSSVSLSRIRSRANKFQKQMTTSDIIRLPSPKTHQMLADLTRQKSLDLCSATSSFRLASSPTPPVTPLPVSLESLSPPHAESEPKIISSFQSKVASFPESPDIDSSSIMPISRTDQKEIAPEPPPRPTTNIMPIKPPPLPPKRQQTNEAVKPPPRPPHVDEHSGYDYIDEYNISSELRGVEDINKMPQSIPVGTLQFDDFDGGISVPRRPKKESSAAPTEYVPSFPKLPQKITKFSPLSTEKISFAAVTTIESFLQTSTSSTSCSTNETQHKKAHQKASLDITLSQLTKTGLNDLAQTLGVSTDQLSKMTLQDFTNKLSKLTAFSQSVEDNGEENKSEIQNIKREKYLTLRESVDEEPVFKAEFEDHFDNVQGNEKFEDVFQNPSFDKYAVFRELIEQESKRESAEPTENNKTTLLELEENTEEGIYVTLKESAESGEYDQDRYAALRQICANGDKVASEAISTSSDKEETQVDDTLHKISHIDDTDSFETNTAREPTSIIETTIEEEDITTIESENTNLPEKLSVTKKQDVSGDKITSPGTKYEHQIVQTDNTGIISSDHEIKKISDETVVTSEEETKSPVIGWAKFDMKPLRFERPRHETSNEEVVSPWSSDGKDLIKIPATWQEEFSSKPEKCHKYKQRTSPWKEEDSEEFWEDVTQHPQHENGWSDGESFYDEMVQVKDRRPRRKKTSPWKDRKICRDVPSLEIKKRGEEVQHWKGTWKRCKERSMDEEEDEEEYEYNRSRPRHRGLSWDEERRRRHGSAEYDGDGYEYGPRQRPSPWRAERERRGSWESGSWDEEDRFSQREYADRWLRNDEEEEYRRRKYSGGSEGDYGHSEYVGRRRHRNYRDRSRESPWEEEYGENDREESMRYRSRKRNWPVRPNSASETRRTAEKHSPDDQFAAAESQQNEGAGKPQTTRTPAQRQSPFEDDFTLPETYNTNTAKRCASSLSSDVSDYLKSPFEEAQFTGRIESVAEEPACDSDFDPKNGKETDDVFLPVDNAQEGLSVASKFRREDAAFQDNAMVRNRSLEKQATGREDSSRGEKSTTHMKTRLSLLRADSSSSLRKSESVNIFVRETDPFDDDFFSTNEASSLGADSRRRDRSKANSDATKWTKTFDFFDFEEGQ; this is translated from the exons GACTGCCTGTACCACCACCCGGTCCACAAGATCTCGTTCATCGCGCAGGACATGTCCGACTCCAGGGCGTTCGGCTACATCTTCGGGTCGCCGGACACAGGCCACCGGTTCTTCGGCATCAAGACGGACAAGGCGGCGAGCCAG GTGGTGATTGCGATGCGGGACCTGTTCCAAGTCGTTTTCGAACTGAAGAAGAAGGAGATAGAGATGGCCAAGCAGCACATAGAACAACACCAGCAGAAGACAGCTGAAGATCCGCCCACGGATACCACCTCAGGTTCAAAA GGCGAGCAGCCGTTCAGGAAGATGAAGACCATCCAGGAGGACTCCGCCAAGGACGAAGGACACCCCGCGCCGTCCTCGGCGGACAAGCCGGCGCAGCGCACCTCAGAGGTGATCGCCGACCTGCTCGACCTGGAGTTCGAGCTGAACAGCATCCAGCAGGGCATCCACCAGATGGAGAGGATCACGCCCTCCGACCCGTTCGCCAAGGGCGACCCCTTCGGCGACTCCTTCGCGCCCGCCGTGTCCCCGCCGTCATCTTCGGCGGCTGCCCCCAGGCCCCAGCGGGCCGTCGTGGCGATCCTTCCGCCCCCGCCGTCGTCCAAGGACTCGTCCGCGGATCCTTTCGGCAGCCGGCCCCACGGGCGACGCGCGGCAGCGGCGGCGGCAGCGGCGGCGCGGCAGGCGGCCTCCGAGCCACCGCCCCCGAGCAAGACTCCGCCGCCGCCGGTCGAGGACCCGGAGAAGCACTGGTTCGACAGGGAGACCGAGTCCTTGTTCGAGGAGGACGAACTCAGGTCTCCGCCCGTCGCTTCTCTGCACGCTCTCCCTCCTGCCGCCGACAAG TCACCTGGTCAGACCGTAAACATCAGTCCACCAAAGCCACAGCAGCCAAGCAGCCATATTGATGTTTTTATGGAACTCGATCCTCTGGGCACAGGACGCAATAAACCTTACGTCGACCGGAAAGACTTTTTTCAAGAGCTGAAAAACCCTCCAAAGAAGGTTCTCAAGGACTTAGTGACTGAAGCCCCGAACGAGGCAACTGCTCCGCTTTTCAGAGCTAACTTTGACGTGAAACCTTCAGCAAGTATTCAGACATATCGCGGTTTCCCCAGTGAAGGTGTATTGGCGTCTGCAAACCAAGCTGTTAGTTCCTCCAACCTCCCAGTGTCGACGGAAACAATGAAGCCTTCGAAACCGGAAGTCGAGCCGTTCCCGACCAGCAACATGTTTAAGACTGATCCATTTGAGGATGAAAATTTCGTTTCAATTAGCAGCGTTGCAACTAGTGTTAGTGCAAGTGATCCTTTCGATACAGATTTTGCCGATTTTACAGCATTTTCAAGTGAAAGTCCTGGTCAAACGGTTACTGAAAAATTTGATACGGAGCAGAAAACACTGATCCTTCAACAAGGTCCTGAATCAGTTGCTTCTAAAGCGAATTTCCACGGACCACTGCGAGTATCTCTCCCACCGGAGAAGGAGAATGTCGAAGTACCAGTTGCGGCATTTCCCGACTTAAAAATCATCGGCATTGCAAGCCCTGCAACAAGCTCTTCAGTCAGTCTAAGCAGAATACGCAGTCGGGCGAATAAATTTCAAAAGCAAATGACCACTTCTGATATCATCCGATTGCCAAGTCCAAAAACGCATCAAATGCTAGCAGATTTAACCAGGCAAAAGTCCTTGGACTTATGCAGCGCGACTTCATCTTTTAGATTAGCCTCTAGTCCGACACCCCCTGTAACACCTTTACCAGTTTCTCTTGAAAGTTTGTCTCCACCCCACGCTGAAAGTGAACCCAAAATAATAAGTTCTTTCCAATCTAAGGTTGCTTCTTTTCCTGAGAGTCCAGACATTGATAGTTCCTCCATCATGCCAATCTCAAGGACAGATCAAAAAGAAATTGCACCAGAGCCACCGCCACGACCTACAACTAACATTATGCCTATAAAACCTCCTCCATTGCCACCAAAGAGACAACAGACGAACGAAGCCGTCAAGCCACCACCAAGACCACCACATGTTGATGAACATTCTGGTTATGATTACATCGACGAGTATAATATATCGTCAGAGCTGCGTGGTGTGGAAGATATAAACAAGATGCCACAATCCATCCCTGTAGGAACTCTTCAGTTTGATGATTTTGACGGTGGTATTTCAGTACCACGTCGACCAAAGAAAGAGTCGTCTGCTGCACCTACAGAATATGTGCCTTCTTTTCCAAAATTACCTCAAAAAATAACGAAATTTTCTCCACTTAGTACGGAAAAAATTTCTTTTGCAGCTGTCACCACAATAGAATCATTTTTACAGACTTCCACAAGTTCAACCTCCTGCTCAACCAACGAGACTCAGCATAAAAAGGCACACCAAAAAGCTTCGCTTGATATAACATTGAGCCAACTCACTAAAACTGGATTAAACGACCTTGCTCAAACTCTTGGTGTTTCCACTGATCAATTGTCTAAAATGACCCTCCAAGACTTTACCAATAAACTTTCTAAATTGACTGCATTCAGTCAAAGTGTAGAGGACAATGGCGAAGAGAATAAATctgaaatacaaaatattaaaagagaaaaatacttAACTCTTAGGGAATCAGTTGATGAAGAGCCAGTGTTCAAAGCTGAATTTGAAGACCATTTTGATAATGTTCAAGGAAATGAAAAGTTTGAAGATGTATTCCAAAACCCATCTTTTGATAAATACGCAGTTTTCCGTGAATTGATCGAACAAGAATCCAAACGAGAATCTGCAGAACCAActgaaaataacaaaacaacatTATTAGAACTAGAAGAAAATACTGAAGAAGGCATTTATGTAACTCTAAAGGAAAGTGCTGAGAGTGGAGAATACGACCAAGACAGGTATGCAGCACTAAGGCAAATTTGTGCCAATGGTGACAAAGTAGCATCAGAAGCCATCTCTACAAGCAGTGACAAAGAAGAAACACAAGTAGATGATACTCTGCATAAAATTTCACATATAGACGATACAGACAGTTTTGAGACCAACACAGCTAGAGAACCAACATCTATTATTGAAACAACTATCGAAGAAGAGGATATTACAACTATTGAATCAGAAAACACTAATTTACCAGAAAAACTAAGTGTAACTAAAAAACAGGATGTATCTGGGGACAAAATAACTTCTCCAGGAACAAAATACGAACATCAAATTGTTCAGACTGATAACACTGGTATCATATCTTCTGATCATGAAATAAAAAAGATTTCTGATGAAACTGTAGTAACTAGTGAAGAAGAAACGAAGTCTCCTGTAATAGGTTGGGCCAAATTTGATATGAAACCACTAAGATTTGAGCGACCAAGGCATGAAACTTCAAACGAAGAAGTGGTTTCTCCATGGTCTAGTGATGGTAAAGACTTAATCAAAATCCCAGCTACATGGCAAGAAGAGTTTTCTTCAAAACCAGAAAAGTGCCACAAATACAAGCAAAGGACTTCTCCCTGGAAGGAAGAAGACAGTGAAGAATTTTGGGAAGATGTTACTCAACACCCACAGCATGAGAATGGTTGGAGTGATGGAGAGTCCTTTTATGATGAGATGGTGCAGGTGAAGGACAGACGACCACGAAGGAAAAAGACATCTCCGTGGAAAGACAGGAAAATATGTAGGGATGTTCCATCCTTGGAAATAAAGAAAAGAGGCGAGGAGGTGCAGCACTGGAAAGGAACGTGGAAAAGGTGTAAAGAGCGTTCCATggacgaagaagaagacgaagaggaATACGAATACAACAGAAGCAGGCCACGGCACAGGGGACTTTCGTGGGACGAGGAAAGGAGGAGGAGACATGGCTCTGCAGAATACGATGGAGATGGATATGAATATGGACCCAGGCAGAGaccatcaccatggagagctgAAAGAGAAAGGCGAGGTAGTTGGGAATCCGGTTCTTGGGATGAAGAAGATAGGTTTTCGCAGCGGGAATACGCAGACAGATGGTTACGAAAtgatgaagaagaagaatatCGTCGGCG AAAATACAGCGGAGGATCGGAAGGAGACTATGGCCACAGTGAGTATGTAGGTCGAAGAAGACATCGTAATTACAGGGATAGATCTCGTGAATCACCATGGGAAGAAGAATACGGCGAAAACGATCGTGAAGAATCGATGCGCTACAGGTCCAGAAAAAGAAACTGGCCTGTGCGACCAAATAGTGCCTCAGAAACTCGAAGAACTGCAGAAAAACATTCACCTG ATGATCAGTTTGCAGCTGCAGAATCACAACAGAACGAAGGAGCTGGGAAGCCCCAGACGACGAGGACTCCAGCGCAGCGTCAGTCTCCGTTCGAGGACGACTTCACGCTACCTGAGACATACAACACGAATACTGCGAAAAGATGCGCTTCCAGTTTATCAAGCGACGTGAGTGATTACCTCAAGTCTCCTTTCGAGGAAGCTCAGTTCACTGGCCGTATCGAGAGCGTCGCAGAAGAACCGGCGTGTGACAGCGATTTCGACCCGAAGAATGGAAAAGAAACGGACGACGTATTCCTTCCCGTGGATAATGCGCAAGAAGGCTTGTCTGTCGCATCTAAATTTCGCAGAGAAGACGCAGCATTCCAGGATAACGCAATGGTTAGAAACAGATCACTTGAAAAGCAAGCAACGGGCCGCGAGGATTCCAGCAGGGGTGAAAAATCAACGACCCACATGAAAACCAGACTGTCACTTCTGAGAGCCGACTCATCTTCGAGTCTGAGGAAGTCGGAGTCTGTCAATATCTTCGTCCGCGAGACCGATCCATTTGACGATGACTTCTTCAGCACGAATGAGGCATCTTCGTTGGGGGCGGACAGCAGGAGAAGAGACAGGTCTAAGGCGAACAGTGATGCTACGAAGTGGACCAAGACTTTCGACTTTTTCGACTTCGAAGAAGGGCAGTGA